A region of Chitinophaga horti DNA encodes the following proteins:
- a CDS encoding IS110 family transposase, whose amino-acid sequence MKKASTAKFPLQLGIIKPNSAGIDVGSMNMMVAYPGADGIQQVQEFDAYTDDLHALADHLQQVGVHYVAMEATGSYWLTVYDVLTTRGFEVTVANPTHYKNVDAQKTDVNDSQWLQQLHAHGLLRSSHIAEEQYRELRAYIHQRNIKQSQKSDTLNRIQKVLTEMNIKVQHIISDIEGVTGMMIIERISTGITDPAALLAGVKINQLKASKEDLERSLVGLYKPYQITLLKNHLADYHYYKSKMLEFEKEITDLLTRLVPPHAGSVAKKEKATKVRKNQYHYNIKEYLHKIVGVDLTEIDGLEENTVLTIISVTGLNMKKWPTAGHFTSWLNLAARPKISGGKVIGYQKRITNNTATQAFRMAAQTMFKNKGQLGQLYRRLSATKGSKKAIKAVARRLAVIFYNMVSKQTKYDPKMVVLDEEKIRERKLARLNREVAKLGGKVVFANN is encoded by the coding sequence ATGAAAAAGGCGTCTACAGCCAAATTTCCTCTTCAATTAGGTATTATTAAACCCAATTCTGCAGGTATAGATGTAGGTAGTATGAACATGATGGTGGCTTATCCCGGAGCAGATGGCATCCAGCAAGTTCAGGAGTTTGATGCTTATACCGATGATTTACACGCACTGGCAGATCATTTACAACAGGTTGGCGTCCATTACGTTGCCATGGAAGCAACAGGTTCTTATTGGCTGACAGTATACGACGTATTAACTACGCGCGGTTTTGAAGTAACGGTAGCCAACCCGACCCATTATAAAAATGTTGACGCTCAAAAGACGGATGTAAATGATAGTCAGTGGCTACAGCAGTTGCATGCTCATGGCCTGCTACGTTCATCGCATATAGCAGAAGAACAGTATCGTGAATTAAGAGCCTACATTCATCAACGAAATATTAAGCAATCTCAGAAAAGTGATACCCTCAACCGAATACAAAAAGTGTTAACTGAGATGAATATTAAAGTCCAGCATATCATAAGTGATATAGAGGGGGTAACAGGAATGATGATCATAGAACGTATTTCTACAGGTATCACAGATCCAGCGGCTCTTCTTGCGGGAGTGAAAATCAACCAGTTAAAAGCCAGCAAAGAAGATTTAGAGCGATCGTTGGTGGGCTTATACAAACCATATCAAATCACGTTGTTAAAAAACCATTTAGCCGACTATCATTATTATAAATCCAAAATGCTGGAATTTGAGAAAGAGATAACCGATTTACTCACCAGGCTTGTACCACCGCATGCAGGTTCTGTCGCTAAAAAAGAAAAAGCGACAAAGGTGCGTAAAAACCAATACCACTATAATATTAAAGAGTATCTGCACAAAATTGTAGGCGTTGATCTGACGGAAATTGATGGACTGGAAGAGAACACTGTACTGACGATCATATCTGTCACCGGTCTTAACATGAAAAAGTGGCCAACAGCGGGACACTTTACCAGTTGGCTCAATCTTGCAGCGCGCCCGAAGATCAGTGGCGGCAAAGTGATTGGTTATCAAAAACGAATCACCAACAATACCGCCACCCAGGCATTTAGAATGGCAGCTCAAACGATGTTTAAGAACAAAGGTCAGTTAGGCCAACTATATAGAAGACTGTCAGCGACAAAAGGCAGTAAGAAAGCTATTAAGGCAGTAGCAAGGCGTCTGGCTGTAATTTTCTACAACATGGTAAGCAAGCAAACAAAGTACGATCCGAAGATGGTAGTGCTGGATGAAGAAAAGATAAGAGAGCGAAAACTCGCTCGTTTAAACAGAGAAGTAGCTAAGCTCGGTGGCAAAGTTGTTTTTGCAAATAATTGA
- a CDS encoding bifunctional folylpolyglutamate synthase/dihydrofolate synthase, producing MNYEQTIEYLYSQLPMFTRVGASAYKEDLDNTLALAEVLDQPQRKFKSIHIAGTNGKGSVSHMLAAVLQQAGYKTGLYTSPHLKDFRERIRINGVPCREDFVISFTERMRESITSIEPSFFELTMMMAFEYFATEQVDVAVIETGLGGRLDSTNIILPELSVITNISFDHMHILGDTLPKIAFEKAGIIKPGVPVVIGETQPEVKHVFEETAARHHSAIHFADQEWRITDRQPDVEALTLTILEDADPEARTYTLDLTGHYQEKNLLSVLSAVRILRSQGWRLSEQAVHTALAAVKRLTGIRGRWDVIARDPYIVLDVGHNEAGIQEILQQLTLVNYKKLHIVTGFVKDKDVAKALDLLPGFAQYYFTKAQIPRAMDEQELYTLAVAAGLSGSTYPTVAEAFNAAKANAAKEDMILVCGSFFIVAEVL from the coding sequence ATGAATTACGAGCAAACCATCGAATACCTGTACAGCCAGCTGCCCATGTTTACACGTGTGGGTGCCAGTGCTTACAAAGAAGACCTTGATAATACCCTTGCGCTGGCGGAAGTATTAGATCAGCCGCAACGAAAATTCAAATCCATTCATATTGCCGGCACCAATGGCAAAGGCTCCGTCAGTCACATGCTGGCAGCTGTGTTGCAGCAAGCAGGTTATAAAACCGGCCTGTACACCTCCCCTCACCTGAAAGATTTCAGGGAGCGCATCCGCATTAATGGTGTGCCTTGCCGGGAAGACTTCGTGATCAGTTTCACAGAACGTATGCGCGAGAGCATCACCAGCATCGAACCTTCATTTTTCGAGCTGACGATGATGATGGCGTTTGAATACTTTGCCACCGAGCAGGTAGACGTTGCCGTGATAGAAACCGGGTTGGGCGGGCGGCTGGATAGTACGAACATTATTCTGCCCGAGCTGAGTGTGATCACCAACATCAGCTTTGACCACATGCATATTTTAGGCGATACGTTACCCAAGATTGCGTTCGAGAAAGCAGGCATCATCAAACCCGGCGTACCCGTTGTGATCGGCGAAACGCAACCGGAAGTAAAACACGTGTTCGAAGAAACGGCTGCGCGTCATCACTCGGCGATTCACTTCGCGGACCAGGAGTGGCGTATTACGGACAGGCAGCCGGATGTAGAGGCGCTAACCCTCACCATACTGGAAGATGCCGATCCCGAGGCCCGCACCTACACCCTTGACCTTACCGGCCATTACCAGGAGAAGAATCTATTGTCTGTGCTGAGTGCCGTACGCATTTTACGTAGCCAGGGCTGGCGGTTGAGCGAACAGGCAGTGCATACCGCCCTTGCGGCCGTTAAACGGCTGACGGGCATCCGTGGCCGCTGGGACGTTATCGCCCGTGATCCATATATCGTGCTGGACGTGGGGCACAACGAGGCGGGTATACAAGAAATACTTCAGCAGCTTACTCTCGTTAATTACAAAAAACTACATATCGTTACTGGCTTCGTAAAAGACAAAGACGTTGCGAAGGCTTTGGACCTATTGCCCGGTTTTGCTCAATACTATTTCACCAAAGCACAGATACCACGCGCTATGGACGAGCAGGAGCTGTACACGCTTGCCGTGGCAGCGGGGCTTTCCGGCAGCACGTATCCGACGGTGGCGGAGGCCTTTAACGCGGCGAAGGCGAATGCGGCTAAGGAAGATATGATACTGGTATGCGGGAGTTTCTTTATTGTGGCGGAGGTGTTGTAG
- a CDS encoding DUF5723 family protein gives MRLRTFRLLTFTGLMAIAGHLQAQIFPGYHGSHFAGIHGVSTNPAAAAGTRYKWDVNIVGLDVKAGNTYTSFLKSSVFNPPDRLRRDVDYFLDTAASGKQYAWGQVDVMLPSALYSINTESAVAFTWRVRGMVNGGGIKTTTANLVGDRFPDNPKYWGKTVADDYLGVMGHTWNEFGFTYARTIRDDHNGRWKGGVTLKFLSGFAAAYGTARDASMLLTSNNSADLTGEVHTGYNRQLDELNDEWRNAVGLFDNPGVALDIGLIYEWRPDSDGFGPSTDRDGGSWNPDSDDFKARLGVSITDIGGISYAKSDNNRDVLLDQKGFLIDPARKRRGESVGDYVNRLGAMFEEVPSKDKFYMNLPTTLNLMADYNINGRFFVSANAAIALNSFTGDDHKTYALTQLQVTPRFDINMFGAYLPLQVNRFGQADAGVVLRAGPLVIGSASLFSNLFRNQLNHADAFVALRVIPIHFKKGGGGWFRKKAQPGIDCPPLP, from the coding sequence ATGAGACTTCGAACCTTTAGATTGCTCACATTTACAGGCTTAATGGCTATTGCCGGGCATTTGCAAGCGCAGATCTTCCCGGGTTACCATGGCAGCCATTTCGCCGGCATACATGGCGTTTCTACCAACCCTGCTGCGGCGGCGGGCACCCGTTATAAATGGGATGTCAACATCGTTGGGCTGGATGTAAAAGCCGGTAACACCTACACTTCTTTCCTCAAATCATCTGTATTTAATCCGCCGGACCGGTTACGCCGCGACGTAGATTACTTTTTAGACACGGCAGCTTCGGGTAAACAATATGCCTGGGGACAGGTGGATGTGATGCTGCCTTCTGCGTTGTATTCGATTAACACAGAATCGGCCGTTGCTTTTACCTGGCGGGTTCGCGGGATGGTAAATGGTGGCGGTATAAAAACAACGACCGCAAATCTCGTAGGCGACCGCTTCCCGGATAATCCTAAGTACTGGGGCAAAACCGTAGCCGACGATTATCTCGGCGTCATGGGTCATACCTGGAATGAGTTTGGATTTACTTACGCCCGCACCATTCGCGACGATCATAACGGCCGATGGAAAGGCGGCGTTACCCTTAAATTCCTGAGCGGATTTGCAGCAGCCTACGGTACGGCGCGCGACGCCTCCATGCTGCTGACCAGTAACAATAGCGCTGATCTCACCGGCGAAGTGCATACCGGCTACAACCGGCAGCTGGATGAACTGAACGACGAATGGCGTAACGCCGTAGGGTTGTTCGATAACCCGGGCGTGGCATTAGACATCGGCCTCATTTATGAATGGCGCCCCGACAGCGATGGCTTCGGGCCCAGCACCGACAGGGATGGCGGCAGCTGGAACCCGGACAGTGACGACTTTAAAGCCCGTTTGGGTGTATCTATTACCGACATCGGCGGCATCAGTTACGCCAAGTCTGACAACAACCGCGACGTACTGCTCGACCAAAAAGGCTTTCTTATTGACCCGGCGCGGAAGCGTCGCGGAGAGAGTGTTGGAGATTACGTGAACCGGTTGGGCGCGATGTTCGAGGAAGTACCTTCCAAAGATAAATTTTATATGAACCTGCCTACCACCTTAAACCTGATGGCAGATTATAACATCAATGGCCGCTTCTTCGTATCCGCGAATGCCGCTATTGCCCTGAACAGCTTTACCGGTGATGATCATAAAACTTATGCGTTAACGCAATTACAGGTGACCCCCCGTTTCGATATCAATATGTTCGGTGCTTATCTCCCTTTGCAGGTGAACAGGTTTGGTCAGGCAGATGCGGGTGTAGTATTACGCGCCGGCCCGTTAGTGATCGGCTCCGCCAGTCTTTTCAGCAACCTTTTCCGGAATCAGCTCAATCATGCAGACGCTTTTGTAGCTTTGCGGGTAATTCCTATTCACTTTAAAAAAGGTGGTGGCGGCTGGTTCCGCAAAAAGGCACAGCCAGGCATAGACTGTCCGCCCCTGCCTTGA
- a CDS encoding energy transducer TonB family protein, whose translation MKEQTQQKNTKAAIVTIVVHAAIIAILLVIPLSQPAAPLPNQELGMEVNLGTSDDGMGEEQPLNPNPPAASAPVQTPQSAPVVQTTEQGNTEELATQTDEDAPEVPAPPKPTPPKETPKTLMPKPEKAKPKPVAEAPKPTPAPPAPKPKAIFSSSGTNTAANAGNGANGSNNSNGEGNTGKPGDRGKINGDPNAKGYDGDGGTGNTRGASSLRLSGRSLVHAPSLTYNSRESGYVAVDIKIDRNGNVLGATLNPKRSTLTNSALVQIALEAAKQLKYSANPEAAEVQYGPIRFYFKGQ comes from the coding sequence ATGAAGGAACAAACGCAACAAAAGAATACCAAAGCGGCGATCGTAACGATCGTAGTACATGCGGCGATCATCGCCATATTGCTGGTTATTCCCTTGTCGCAACCTGCGGCACCGCTACCTAACCAGGAACTGGGAATGGAAGTGAACCTGGGTACTTCTGATGACGGTATGGGCGAAGAGCAACCGCTGAACCCTAATCCACCTGCGGCATCCGCTCCCGTGCAAACCCCGCAGTCTGCCCCGGTAGTGCAAACCACCGAACAGGGTAATACGGAGGAACTGGCTACGCAAACCGACGAAGATGCGCCGGAAGTGCCCGCACCACCTAAACCTACCCCGCCGAAGGAAACACCGAAAACTTTGATGCCTAAGCCGGAAAAAGCAAAGCCTAAACCTGTAGCAGAAGCACCAAAACCAACGCCTGCTCCACCGGCGCCAAAACCTAAAGCGATCTTTTCTTCCTCCGGTACCAATACAGCTGCGAATGCAGGCAATGGTGCCAATGGTTCCAATAATTCCAACGGCGAAGGTAACACCGGTAAACCAGGTGACCGCGGCAAGATCAATGGCGATCCAAATGCCAAAGGTTATGATGGCGATGGTGGTACCGGTAATACCCGCGGCGCATCATCCCTCCGCTTATCCGGCAGAAGCCTGGTGCATGCCCCCAGCCTGACTTATAACAGCCGTGAGAGTGGTTATGTAGCGGTAGATATCAAGATTGACCGGAACGGTAATGTACTGGGTGCAACGTTGAACCCTAAACGTTCTACCTTAACCAACTCCGCGCTGGTGCAAATCGCACTGGAAGCGGCGAAGCAACTGAAGTACAGTGCAAATCCGGAAGCTGCGGAAGTACAATACGGCCCGATCCGTTTCTACTTTAAAGGACAGTAA
- a CDS encoding sulfite exporter TauE/SafE family protein → MLETSIIVLCAFSFSAGFVDAIVGGGGLIQTPALLFLFPQYPVPALLATTKIPSGSGTALATWTYARKVTLHTRLLVVMGITAFAFSMFGSSMVSSLPNQFLKPFMLCLLTGIAIYTFMNKNFGQATEARPPIKNAWPVAVGIVALIGFYDGFFGPGTGSFFILLFIGVMGLDFLHASAHAKCVNLATNAASILYFGAKGLIIWKMTIPMAISNLAGSFLGARFAILKGNKMVRWFFLGVICCTILRFAWDLFVKGQ, encoded by the coding sequence ATGTTGGAAACATCAATTATTGTGTTGTGCGCATTTTCTTTCAGCGCCGGCTTTGTGGACGCGATCGTGGGTGGTGGTGGTTTAATACAAACACCCGCCCTGTTGTTTCTCTTTCCGCAATACCCTGTTCCGGCTTTGCTGGCGACCACTAAAATCCCGTCTGGCTCGGGTACCGCCCTTGCCACCTGGACCTACGCCCGCAAAGTTACACTTCATACCAGACTGCTCGTCGTGATGGGTATTACTGCCTTTGCGTTTTCGATGTTCGGCTCTTCGATGGTGAGCAGTTTGCCGAACCAGTTCCTGAAACCGTTCATGCTTTGTTTGCTGACGGGCATTGCCATCTATACTTTCATGAACAAGAATTTCGGACAGGCGACCGAAGCACGCCCCCCAATTAAGAACGCATGGCCTGTTGCGGTGGGCATCGTGGCATTGATTGGTTTTTATGACGGGTTTTTCGGTCCGGGTACGGGCAGCTTTTTTATACTGTTGTTTATTGGCGTGATGGGCCTCGACTTCCTGCACGCCAGTGCGCATGCCAAGTGTGTGAACCTGGCCACCAATGCCGCTTCTATCCTTTACTTCGGCGCCAAAGGACTCATCATCTGGAAGATGACCATACCTATGGCCATCAGTAACCTGGCCGGCTCATTTTTAGGCGCACGTTTTGCCATATTGAAGGGGAATAAAATGGTGCGCTGGTTCTTTCTCGGCGTTATCTGCTGCACTATCCTGCGCTTTGCCTGGGACCTGTTCGTTAAAGGGCAATAA
- a CDS encoding MFS transporter — MLNKTIALYKGAYGGLTPSSWLLSLVLFINRCGNMVIPFMTVYLTQSLGFSLTNAGLVMACFGLGAVVGAYIGGKLTDTIGFAQVQFWSLFLNGLFFFGLGQVHSLHGIMLCIFCMSAVGEAFRPANAAAIVHYADDGSRTRAYSLNRLAVNLGFAIGPAIGGILASFSYELLFWTDGTTCIIAAFMIKFLLDPARASKGEAHHAKDAAILGGSAYRDKLYLVFIFLAMINAVCFFQMFTIVPVYFTEQMHMSKFLIGLCMGLNGFIIAAVEMLLIFKLEGRRHALVFIGYGLVLEAACFLGFVLMPKEIWVAFVFMGAITFGEILTLPFMNAFWISRCGAHNRGQYAALYTISYSVAHIVAPTLGARMVQWAGFTNWWLMTSVICLLTFVGFRWLYNKVVAETNGVQSPVHSSL, encoded by the coding sequence ATGCTCAACAAGACTATTGCGCTCTATAAAGGGGCCTATGGAGGCTTAACCCCGTCTTCCTGGCTGCTGTCGCTCGTGCTGTTTATTAATCGTTGCGGAAATATGGTGATCCCGTTTATGACGGTGTACCTCACGCAATCGCTCGGCTTCTCGTTAACAAATGCGGGACTGGTCATGGCCTGTTTTGGTCTTGGTGCAGTCGTGGGTGCTTACATCGGTGGCAAACTGACGGACACGATCGGCTTCGCACAGGTGCAGTTCTGGAGTCTCTTTTTAAACGGACTTTTCTTTTTTGGGCTGGGGCAGGTACACTCGCTGCACGGCATTATGCTTTGTATATTCTGTATGAGCGCCGTGGGGGAAGCTTTCCGTCCGGCCAATGCAGCCGCTATCGTGCATTATGCGGATGATGGTTCCCGCACGCGCGCCTATTCCCTCAACCGCCTTGCCGTAAACCTCGGCTTCGCGATCGGCCCTGCCATTGGCGGTATACTCGCCAGCTTCAGTTATGAATTATTGTTCTGGACCGACGGTACTACCTGTATCATCGCCGCGTTCATGATTAAATTCCTGCTCGATCCTGCCAGGGCAAGTAAAGGGGAGGCGCATCACGCGAAGGATGCTGCAATACTGGGCGGCTCCGCTTACCGTGATAAATTATACCTGGTATTCATCTTCCTGGCGATGATCAATGCGGTGTGTTTCTTCCAGATGTTCACCATCGTGCCGGTATATTTTACGGAGCAGATGCACATGAGCAAATTTCTCATCGGGCTTTGCATGGGCCTCAACGGGTTTATCATTGCCGCGGTGGAAATGCTGCTGATCTTTAAACTCGAAGGCCGCCGGCATGCACTGGTATTCATCGGTTACGGTTTGGTGCTGGAGGCGGCGTGTTTCCTGGGGTTTGTATTAATGCCTAAGGAAATATGGGTGGCTTTCGTGTTTATGGGCGCAATCACTTTTGGTGAGATACTCACGCTGCCGTTCATGAACGCCTTCTGGATTTCCCGCTGTGGCGCGCACAATCGCGGACAATACGCGGCTCTTTATACGATCTCTTATTCCGTCGCACACATTGTAGCGCCAACCCTGGGCGCACGTATGGTACAGTGGGCCGGCTTCACCAACTGGTGGTTGATGACGAGCGTAATTTGCCTGTTAACCTTCGTCGGTTTCAGGTGGCTGTATAATAAGGTGGTAGCGGAAACTAATGGTGTGCAAAGTCCTGTTCATAGTTCCCTGTGA
- a CDS encoding radical SAM protein, whose product MQLNITPYILYSDGKGNIFEDLSLHPAGRSGWDALPIPDDEWIELPEGGQLYELPGRRGIGLDAETGEMALCDKGWAVAAFIPPAHTGYYIAAYETMPDAPTLPLFCYTAVGWWDGKFYVPARRVEQDIRQECAGFDDKKVKAGVQQMQQAYPHNRLVQHLANNCALTYECPAARNYFMGRWECPIPSSPACNANCVGCISFQPEEESIVSTQDRLTFKPTAQEIVEFTVPHLESAPYPIVSFGQGCEGEPLLMWETIRESILEMRKHTPKGSININTNGSKPNAVRALCEAGLNSIRVSLNSAREHIYTPYYRPNNYRFEDIIESLKVVREFGGWTSINYFVFPGMTDSVEEYEALRKLISETGLNMIQWRNFNIDPDWYLGKIGVSDTGEILGMKQLMDLIQEEFPDLKYGYFNPPMERITGNYEQDFAHH is encoded by the coding sequence ATGCAATTGAATATCACACCATACATATTATACTCCGACGGTAAAGGAAACATTTTCGAAGACCTTTCACTTCATCCTGCAGGCCGCAGCGGCTGGGATGCACTGCCCATTCCGGACGACGAATGGATAGAGCTGCCAGAAGGCGGACAGCTGTACGAGCTGCCAGGCCGCCGTGGCATAGGGCTGGATGCGGAAACCGGGGAGATGGCATTGTGTGATAAAGGCTGGGCCGTGGCGGCTTTTATTCCGCCAGCGCATACCGGCTACTATATTGCCGCTTACGAAACCATGCCAGATGCACCTACCCTGCCCCTGTTCTGTTACACGGCCGTAGGTTGGTGGGACGGTAAGTTTTATGTACCCGCACGCCGGGTAGAGCAGGACATTCGCCAGGAGTGTGCCGGTTTCGACGATAAAAAAGTAAAAGCAGGCGTACAGCAGATGCAGCAGGCTTATCCGCACAACCGCCTGGTACAGCACCTGGCCAACAACTGCGCGTTAACCTATGAGTGCCCTGCGGCGCGTAATTATTTTATGGGCAGATGGGAATGCCCCATTCCTTCATCGCCCGCCTGTAACGCCAACTGCGTAGGTTGCATCTCCTTCCAGCCGGAAGAAGAAAGCATTGTGAGCACGCAGGACCGTTTGACGTTCAAGCCTACCGCACAGGAGATCGTAGAGTTTACGGTGCCCCACCTGGAAAGCGCCCCCTATCCTATCGTGAGCTTCGGCCAGGGGTGTGAAGGAGAGCCTTTACTCATGTGGGAAACGATCCGCGAATCGATCCTGGAAATGCGTAAGCATACCCCGAAAGGCAGCATCAACATCAACACCAACGGAAGTAAACCCAATGCCGTAAGGGCTTTGTGCGAAGCAGGACTTAACAGCATCCGCGTAAGCCTCAACTCCGCCCGCGAGCATATCTATACACCTTACTACCGCCCGAACAACTACCGCTTCGAAGACATCATCGAAAGCCTGAAAGTAGTACGTGAGTTTGGCGGCTGGACTTCTATCAACTACTTCGTATTCCCCGGCATGACCGACAGCGTGGAAGAGTATGAAGCACTGCGTAAACTGATCAGCGAAACCGGGTTAAACATGATCCAGTGGCGTAACTTTAACATCGACCCGGACTGGTATCTTGGCAAGATCGGCGTGTCCGACACGGGCGAAATTTTAGGCATGAAGCAGTTGATGGACCTGATCCAGGAAGAGTTCCCGGACCTGAAATACGGCTATTTTAATCCGCCGATGGAAAGGATCACAGGGAACTATGAACAGGACTTTGCACACCATTAG
- a CDS encoding agmatinase family protein, translated as MADLSQFDPNSVGLLSNNIFGLPFTEEEARLVLLPVPWEVTVSYSNGTARGPEHIFNASLQVDLYDPDVKDGWKEGFYMRTPDKQLLLRSDYLRKEAELYLKCLIEGGDVTQNDFLRRSIEDVNTGSQKMIQWVYDQTKELLNKGKLVGLVGGDHSTPLGFFKAIGEHKGDFGILQIDAHCDLRDSYEGFTYSHASIMYNALKEVPQLKKLVQVGIRDYCEEEVNYINDNSDRVTTFFDKDLKERMFEGENWKSICDSIIATLPQQVYISFDIDGLDPKLCPHTGTPVPGGFEAEQMFYLFRKLVESGRQLIGFDLNEVSAGHDEWDANVGARVLFKLCNYMIKANA; from the coding sequence ATGGCTGATTTATCGCAATTTGACCCCAACTCGGTCGGTTTGCTGTCCAACAACATTTTCGGCCTTCCTTTTACGGAGGAAGAAGCCCGCCTGGTATTACTGCCCGTACCCTGGGAAGTAACCGTTTCCTACAGCAATGGCACCGCACGCGGGCCGGAGCATATCTTTAACGCGTCGCTGCAGGTAGACCTGTACGACCCGGATGTAAAAGACGGCTGGAAAGAGGGTTTTTATATGCGTACGCCCGACAAACAGCTGCTGTTGCGCAGCGACTACCTCCGCAAAGAGGCCGAGCTGTACCTGAAATGCCTGATCGAAGGCGGCGACGTTACCCAGAACGACTTCCTGAGACGTTCGATCGAAGACGTGAACACCGGTTCGCAGAAAATGATCCAGTGGGTATACGACCAAACCAAAGAACTGCTGAACAAAGGCAAGCTGGTAGGGCTCGTTGGCGGTGACCATAGCACACCCCTTGGCTTCTTTAAAGCCATTGGCGAGCACAAAGGCGATTTCGGCATTTTGCAGATCGACGCACACTGCGACCTGCGCGACAGTTACGAAGGCTTTACCTATTCGCACGCATCTATCATGTACAATGCCCTTAAAGAAGTGCCGCAGCTGAAAAAGCTCGTACAAGTAGGCATCCGTGATTATTGCGAAGAGGAAGTAAACTATATCAACGATAACAGCGACCGCGTTACCACCTTCTTCGATAAAGATCTGAAAGAAAGGATGTTTGAAGGCGAGAACTGGAAATCCATCTGCGACAGCATTATTGCAACTTTGCCGCAGCAGGTATACATCAGCTTTGACATTGACGGGCTGGACCCTAAGCTGTGTCCTCACACGGGCACGCCGGTACCGGGTGGTTTCGAGGCGGAGCAAATGTTCTACCTGTTTCGTAAATTAGTAGAGAGCGGCCGCCAGCTCATCGGGTTTGACCTGAATGAAGTGAGCGCCGGGCATGATGAGTGGGATGCCAACGTGGGTGCCCGCGTATTGTTCAAGCTCTGTAACTACATGATCAAAGCCAATGCATAA
- a CDS encoding cytochrome c maturation protein CcmE domain-containing protein, whose amino-acid sequence MKKTNIVLLIMIAACVAALVMTIGDFSTYETFATANAKEGKIYHVVGALDTTKTIHYDAQKDANYFTFYMKDKSGEIRKVIYNGTRPTDFDKSTELVLTGKMKNGEFYCNKILMKCPSKYKDQQTVSSGREV is encoded by the coding sequence ATGAAAAAGACTAATATTGTTTTGCTGATCATGATTGCAGCCTGCGTAGCTGCACTGGTGATGACGATCGGTGACTTCAGCACCTACGAAACTTTCGCCACCGCCAACGCTAAAGAGGGTAAGATCTACCACGTGGTAGGAGCCCTGGATACGACTAAAACGATCCATTACGACGCGCAGAAAGACGCCAACTACTTTACTTTCTATATGAAAGACAAGTCCGGCGAAATCCGTAAGGTAATCTACAACGGTACACGCCCGACAGATTTCGATAAATCTACCGAACTGGTACTCACCGGCAAAATGAAGAACGGCGAGTTCTATTGCAACAAGATATTAATGAAGTGCCCGTCTAAATATAAAGACCAGCAAACCGTTTCCAGCGGCAGGGAGGTCTAA